A window from Piliocolobus tephrosceles isolate RC106 chromosome 11, ASM277652v3, whole genome shotgun sequence encodes these proteins:
- the C11H2orf88 gene encoding small membrane A-kinase anchor protein isoform X2 has product MGCMKSKQTFPFPTIYEDEKQHESEEHFMPEERCLPRMPSPVNVKEEVKEPPGTNIVILEYAHRLSQDILCDALQQWACNNIKYHDIPYIESEGP; this is encoded by the coding sequence ATGGGCTGCATGAAATCAAAGCAAACTTTCCCATTTCCTACCATATATGAAGATGAGAAGCAGCATGAGAGTGAAGAACACTTTATGCCAGAAGAGAGATGTCTACCTAGGATGCCTTCTCCAGTTAATGTCAAAGAGGAAGTGAAGGAACCCCCAGGGACCAATATTGTGATCTTGGAATATGCACACCGCCTGTCTCAGGATATCTTGTGTGATGCCTTGCAGCAATGGGCATGCAATAACATCAAGTACCATGACATTCCATACATTGAGAGTGAGGGGCCTTGA